One segment of Anastrepha obliqua isolate idAnaObli1 chromosome 3, idAnaObli1_1.0, whole genome shotgun sequence DNA contains the following:
- the LOC129241190 gene encoding histone-lysine N-methyltransferase ash1 isoform X1: MSKSINELGAENVLGTQSQDEQKQPESPGENELYVNFKESDSITDQSSSSSSESTTNTQNSQPKTSNSKRKSNPTSTKSCSSTVTQFSVQRSDVDGLRMKISAIRPTTVAKSISNIKNYTPTTVPGSNQNCSRSSSEKKQKGSLNDRMLYNNNSITKPLTVKLNNIKQTVQQLKALKEPTQRRCSVGPTEHLTPLSSTEKMPVDVVQQNIGTESTEADSGIGNRNNAEKSTTAPTTTAHPITTAPSIGLPLAILLPHAPCLSDATAESGCSEATTTTIAAGTEKSLMRRVRVKRKKAPTKQALEYKKPALSAAASVIKAVQASKQHNLMTYSSDSEEDVSIYKQQQQQKLQKRAPRLLLTAINTSLVSEAQIKPLASSSTSVLAAGSATFSHGSDNSDNELKLDDVVNAAIKRVESDCDDTPTGPEGYRKTRAKRLPQYQSTLLQDFMEKTQMLGSSTASTSIEQKSRNLDLSAKTASSVPLKNKVTSEVISSFPSTNSPSDSIASCGVAVANSIKKKRGRPKKSTVTPATNTVQSDVIPAAPTPVIVSTSATTTSAISAIASNINESADSGVISTTSIATVQSSTSPSPKLPYVMSSGNSIATRLSATTPSQKRRHRIVEPSENGRQPSVSPCKSQTQDGSGSCSANSPKPKIDIAYLDKRMYAATERVLYPPPRNKRRQSVSVSTVNTPSSKNAGKSIAMLAGSNSINNLVATVSAKVISKEELQLDPVWSKIDVNKKFRRPSVSGYKSDGGGGNLTICSKILAAKSGYVSDYGSFHARAPRDHSGYKSDASGKSRYSMKSCASRRSRAKSCGYRSDYKDGKDGASLKSSKYRRKRRSALMRAHSKSVGNLTANLNDVEKDILQLAGLSLGQSSEESNEYVCKPNLESLPTTSASKKYGEINRFIATGEYFGRGSANSALTSRGNIFSGGMHDNADGSGSQDGYGFSRKLLLQRKHSSGIVRGPAHEMILPHAHSSRKIKSRRSSVASYCSSYYSSTSKVRRRRRRKSFLRFPSSSKSGAIIDSKLLTEIDILANTFSSRCRIQSGAIGGEKATGSNSSSNRDKVVAESGGKQQASNSAALTGSLGKREQRDKRALKKRKVSENQEYGLLSGSAGGASSGGGFGGSTNVGGSGSGAKRRHKKANSSSSPDDHKLPLKKRHYLLTPGEKSTEAAAAAAVAAKLFGSTAVEAWAAAVASTKLASASKAQHSQQQFGAICGSSASLSVAGSTHSGSTKSSKTGLTPKKRHFPQQEAEGRESGNNAPKGGSHNSNSSPLRIAIDNTLSQKLLDISPISLAGSTKQSDVVHRKRSRLEVLVSKIVATSSNTQCQGDEKELPTAVLTKQKQQSPSSHLNQHQLAGTPPPGVFEPSVALEIQIPPIVKLNETSSGVSCIPPVVAKAEVNSPLILQDLTPPTVTTVTAKTESTTARVVETLLNKSGVSSLMLKRKRKKINRTGFPNVRRRKKRKISEQLLLDIVEDTVQRTLPLKRRRRGFAKQAPQSIVPMGTGGNATPAPIAQAPPTSTGLSTSEKTCDRVPVSGEASDNFLERASRTPRLSVVALERLRGTPTPIASAAVATPATGAEEVIEEHKENSFVPRKGRVGRKTKSISTTPKAGNEQTQRAKCEESSEASKKPAESCEISSRKPRVINMPPGGKQTTDVEASASTTKTSKRMKTAETITGVEPAKSIPTEKVQPLATTNNALPRARGRKPKLSAAAILASTSSNSSSFTPGDHRKKPKAESSHKSKEPAPLTKQTRKTGTTTSNALKTSDRPASFSKSTVHKIITAKSLEAKVKLPAGIDPNTNFSCKIRLKRPSTAQPPLANALRQSMDSNGDGSSVKDVPQSTPEEIVIEAAAKDSNIDYLEQNVLPRSETPFIESEPVTSDTSDEKCSTTTNATSASSTSVAAIRKVARIKKNYLPAGLLSNYFKKMHTQISVKKSAEKKDVGLAPTTSIAAVGEASTDHTENKSDNTSTPAAPCLPPPPYCEQYFRRTQIDFQLPYDIWWAYTNSKLPTRITVPSWNYRKIRTNIYADAVRPNMAGFDHPTCNCKPDQGCGDNCLNRMVYTECSPSSCPAREKCRNQKIQRHEVAPGVERFMTTDKGWGVRTKLPILKGTYILEYVGEVVTEREFKDRMGTIYLNDTHHYCLHLDGGLVIDGHRMGSDGRFVNHSCQPNCEMQKWSVNGLSRMALFAKRNIEPGEELSYDYNFSLFNPSEGQPCRCNTPQCRGVIGGKSQRVKPLLIEAKPIEPTQKDARNGRQRKRKARKNTERIHSKDVVVAHVQQLSEKEKKLVKQHGIFLVRNFEKIRRCKARRTANTTGELKVNVISNMSPSTSDSAFSPTNSKSVAAITSRRPSTPASLAAQISALRSPRSIKTRGLTHAVQDPEVGKMAKISVILRDICLSLEMLKDPNDKRQTLAALALTDAKHTANIVGGAGDTVNNGSVNGNKRRKSLKGPSKSTTMDLKVMQTNVEQGYYKIPSEFNADMQKVFAIAQQHAVKGSRQETALKELIVAYERIKQESYARMLEIVGGDEAILMGFMGDQAVLPSSSQVDEGINKMESNAFDTPIHAITDITASVIIPTSNEDIIRCICGLYKDEGLMIQCARCMVWQHTECTKADVNADNYLCERCEPRIVDREIPLDDYTEEGHRYYLTLMRGNLHVRQGDAVYVLRDIPVKDASGNVVPKQKHTYETIGIIDYNECDIFRVERLWKNEEGKRFIFGHHFLRPHETFHEPSRRFYPNEVVRVPLYEIVPIELVIGRCWVLDRTTFCKGRPVECIDETHCYICELRVDKTARFFSKAKVNYPTCTKMYAFRKFTEKLKISKSYAPHDVDPALLKSKRQKTEIETVTTTRTSATRSVTPVTAAGPTEVPTSAAVSRQSMNKTPQNGGRKRQSGGSPARVHLISPIIPSVQTIKQKRTRLESVLKAMKIKWKNTQAVVTEQPIDLSYLLSGRGARQRKTQMMPSTTALNNSTATASTSLTTTSLSTINVST; the protein is encoded by the exons TTGGAAATCGCAACAATGCTGAGAAAAGCACCACCGCTCCCACGACCACTGCGCATCCTATTACAACAGCACCCTCAATTGGGCTTCCATTGGCGATTCTGCTTCCACATGCTCCTTGTCTAAGCGACGCCACTGCAGAATCTGGATGCTCAGAGGCTACCACAACTACGATTGCTGCTggcacagagaaatctttgaTGCGACGTGTTAGAGTTAAACGGAAAAAG GCACCAACCAAACAAGCGCTGGAATACAAGAAACCCGCTTTATCTGCGGCTGCATCTGTTATAAAGGCGGTACAGGCAAGTAAGCAACATAATCTCATGACGTACTCTTCTGATTCAGAAGAAGATGTGTCCATTTacaagcaacaacagcaacagaagCTACAAAAGCGTGCGCCGCGTCTCCTTCTTACCGCTATCAACACTAGCCTCGTTAGCGAAGCACAAATCAAACCATTAGCTAGTAGTAGCACATCTGTGCTCGCAGCTGGGTCAGCCACTTTTAGTCATGGCAGTGATAACAGTGATAACGAACTAAAACTGGACGATGTTGTGAATGCGGCCATTAAACGAGTAGAGAGTGATTGCGACGATACACCAACTGGGCCAGAAGGATATCGCAAAACGCGTGCCAAGCGACTGCCACAGTACCAGTCGACTTTATTACAAGATTTTATGGAAAAGACTCAAATGCTCGGTAGCAGCACAGCATCAACAAGTATAGAGCAGAAAAGTCGTAATTTAGATCTGTCAGCGAAAACCGCGTCATCAgttccattaaaaaataaagtcacCTCTGAGGTGATATCCAGTTTCCCTTCTACGAACTCACCATCCGACAGCATTGCTTCTTGTGGAGTTGCCGTTGCAAACAGTATAAAGAAGAAACGTGGAAGACCAAAAAAATCCACTGTAACACCAGCCACGAATACTGTACAGTCTGATGTGATTCCTGCTGCTCCCACACCGGTTATTGTGTCAACTTCCGCCACAACAACCTCCGCAATCAGCGCTATTGCATCGAATATCAATGAGTCTGCTGACTCTGGGGTCATATCTACGACTAGTATAGCTACCGTCCAAAGCAGTACCTCGCCATCGCCAAAACTTCCATATGTCATGAGCAGTGGTAATAGTATTGCAACACGTTTGAGTGCAACAACACCGAGCCAAAAAAGGCGGCACCGTATTGTGGAACCTTCTGAGAATGGCCGACAACCTTCTGTTTCGCCTTGCAAAAGTCAAACCCAAGATGGTAGTGGGAGCTGCAGCGCAAACTCACCAAAACCAAAAATCGATATTGCGTATTTGGATAAACGTATGTATGCTGCCACGGAGCGCGTCCTCTACCCGCCACCGCGCAATAAGCGCCGTCAGTCAGTAAGCGTGTCAACCGTAAATACTCCCAGCAGCAAAAATGCAGGAAAATCAATTGCCATGTTGGCTGGCAGTAATTCGATAAACAATCTGGTAGCGACTGTTTCTGCAAAAGTAATATCCAAAGAAGAGCTCCAGCTTGATCCTGTGTGGAGCAAAATAGATGTGAATAAGAAATTTCGCCGACCCAGCGTAAGTGGTTATAAAAGCGATGGGGGTGGTGGTAATCTAACTATTTGCAGTAAAATACTTGCGGCTAAAAGTGGCTATGTCTCAGATTACGGTTCCTTTCATGCGCGTGCGCCGCGAGATCACTCGGGCTACAAAAGCGATGCCAGCGGCAAGAGTCGTTACAGCATGAAAAGTTGTGCTAGCCGACGCAGCCGGGCCAAAAGCTGCGGCTACCGCAGCGATTATAAAGATGGCAAGGACGGCGCTTCGCTGAAATCATCGAAATATCGACGAAAACGGCGATCGGCGCTGATGCGCGCACACTCCAAGTCTGTGGGAAATTTAACTGCGAATTTGAATGACGTTGAAAAGGACATACTCCAATTGGCAGGACTTTCGCTCGGTCAGAGCAGCGAAGAGAGCAACGAATATGTGTGCAAGCCAAATTTAGAGAGCTTGCCAACGACGAGTGCGTCGAAGAAATATGGTGAAATTAACCGATTTATTGCAACGGGTGAATATTTTGGACGTGGAAGTGCCAACAGTGCACTGACAAGCCGTGGTAATATATTTTCAGGCGGCATGCATGACAATGCCGATGGTAGTGGTTCGCAAGACGGCTATGGCTTCAGTCGCAAGCTTTTGCTGCAGCGTAAACATTCTTCTGGTATCGTGCGTGGTCCAGCTCATGAAATGATACTACCGCACGCCCATTCTTCGCGTAAAATAAAGTCTCGGCGATCATCTGTAGCCAGTTACTGCAGCTCATACTACTCAAGCACATCAAAAGTACGCAGGCGGCGCAGGCGCAAAAGCTTTCTACGGTTTCCATCCTCTAGTAAAAGTGGTGCTATAATTGACTCAAAGCTACTTACTGAAATTGATATACTTGCTAACACATTCAGCTCACGTTGCCGCATACAAAGCGGAGCCATCGGCGGCGAAAAAGCTACTggtagcaacagcagcagcaataggGATAAAGTCGTTGCAGAAAGTGGCGGCAAGCAACAGGCCAGCAACTCTGCTGCGTTGACAGGTAGTTTGGGAAAGCGAGAACAGCGCGACAAGCGGGCGTTAAAAAAGCGCAAGGTGAGCGAAAACCAAGAGTATGGGCTTTTGTCGGGCAGCGCTGGTGGCGCAAGCAGCGGCGGTGGCTTTGGTGGCTCTACTAATGTGGGCGGTAGTGGTAGTGGCGCAAAACGACGGCACAAAAAGGCAAACAGCAGTTCTAGTCCGGACGACCACAAGCTGCCACTTAAAAAGCGACACTACTTGTTGACACCAGGTGAAAAGTCCACCGAGGCGGCGGCAGCTGCAGCAGTAGCAGCTAAACTTTTTGGCAGCACAGCAGTGGAGGCTTGGGCGGCTGCTGTAGCATCAACTAAATTAGCTTCTGCTAGTAAAGCGCAACACAGTCAACAGCAATTTGGCGCTATTTGTGGCAGCTCGGCGTCGCTATCCGTGGCTGGTAGTACTCATAGTGGTAGCACGAAATCTTCGAAAACCGGTCTGACACCAAAGAAGCGTCACTTCCCCCAGCAGGAGGCTGAAGGAAGAGAGAGCGGTAACAACGCACCCAAGGGCGGTAGCCACAACAGCAATAGCTCGCCTTTACGAATTGCTATCGACAATACGCTTAGTCAGAAGTTACTCGATATCAGTCCCATTTCCCTAGCGGGGAGCACAAAACAGAGCGACGTAGTGCACCGCAAGCGCTCACGGCTCGAAGTGCTTGTTTCGAAAATAGTAGCCACTAGCAGCAACACCCAGTGCCAAGGCGATGAGAAGGAATTGCCTACCGCGGTgctgacaaaacaaaaacaacaatcgcCCAGCTCACACCTTAACCAACATCAGTTAGCTGGAACACCGCCGCCTGGTGTATTCGAGCCCTCTGTTGCGCTTGAGATTCAAATACCACCGATAGTCAAATTAAACGAAACATCGAGCGGGGTTTCATGCATTCCGCCTGTCGTTGCAAAAGCTGAGGTTAATTCACCGCTTATTCTACAAGACTTAACTCCGCCAACTGTTACAACAGTCACAGCGAAAACTGAGAGTACCACAGCGCGAGTCGTTGAAACGTTGCTAAATAAATCTGGAGTATCAAGTTTAATGTTAAAACGTAAGCGCAAAAAGATCAATCGTACCGGGTTTCCAAATGTTCGACGtcgcaaaaaaaggaaaatcagtGAACAATTGTTGCTAGACATCGTGGAGGATACAGTACAACGTACACTTCCGCTAAAAAGACGCCGTCGAGGCTTCGCCAAACAGGCTCCACAATCAATCGTTCCTATGGGGACTGGTGGCAATGCGACTCCGGCACCTATTGCCCAAGCACCTCCTACTTCAACTGGATTGTCCACGTCTGAAAAGACATGTGATCGTGTACCAGTCTCCGGTGAGGCCAGTGATAATTTCCTTGAACGTGCCAGTCGCACTCCGCGCCTATCTGTGGTGGCTTTGGAGCGATTGCGAGGTACGCCAACACCCATAGCTTCAGCAGCGGTGGCAACGCCAGCGACAGGCGCGGAAGAAGTAATTGAGGAGCACAAAGAGAACTCATTTGTGCCGCGTAAGGGTCGTGTGGGACGCAAAACGAAAAGTATTAGTACTACTCCAAAAGCAGGAAATGAACAAACGCAACGCGCTAAATGCGAAGAATCGAGTGAAGCATCAAAAAAACCAGCTGAAAGTTGCGAGATATCGTCGCGCAAACCAAGAGTGATAAATATGCCTCCCGGTGGTAAGCAAACTACAGACGTGGAAGCTTCAGCAAGTACTACCAAAACGTCTAAGCGAATGAAGACCGCTGAGACTATTACTGGGGTTGAACCTGCTAAATCGATTCCAACTGAAAAAGTACAACCTTTGGCTACCACAAACAATGCTTTGCCCCGTGCACGTGGCCGCAAACCAAAATTGTCAGCAGCTGCCATTTTAGCCAGTACTTCTTCAAATTCCTCCTCCTTCACTCCAGGTGACCACCGAAAGAAACCTAAGGCCGAGTCGTCACATAAAAGTAAAGAGCCAGCGCCACTTACAAAGCAAACCAGAAAAACGGGAACTACTACGTCGAACGCATTGAAAACTTCAGACCGACCGGCTAGCTTTAGCAAATCAACCGTACACAAAATTATTACTGCTAAATCATTAGAGGCAAAAGTAAAATTACCAGCCGGTATCGATCCCAACACAAATTTCAGTTGCAAAATACGCCTTAAACGTCCCAGTACAGCGCAGCCGCCGCTTGCAAACGCACTTCGTCAAAGTATGGATTCCAACGGTGATGGCAGCAGTGTCAAGGATGTACCACAATCGACGCCTGAGGAAATCGTGATCGAAGCTGCCGCCAAAGATTCAAATATCGACTACCTGGAGCAAAACGTATTGCCGCGAAGCGAAACGCCCTTCATCGAATCGGAACCAGTTACAAGTGACACCAGTGATGAGAAATGCTCCACGACTACGAATGCGACGAGTGCAAGTAGCACCAGTGTTGCCGCAATACGAAAAGTTGCCCGTATTAAGAAGAACTACTTGCCTGCTGGCCTCTTATcgaactattttaaaaaaatgcacacgCAGATTAGTGTCAAGAAGTCGGCGGAGAAAAAGGATGTTGGGCTGGCGCCAACAACTTCAATTGCCGCTGTCGGAGAAGCCAGTACTGACCACACTGAAAATAAAAGTGACAACACAAGTACCCCGGCAGCGCCTTGTCTTCCACCACCACCCTATTGTGAGCAATACTTCCGGCGTACACAAATCGATTTTCAGTTACCCTACGATATTTGGTGGGCATATACTAACTCTAAACTACCCACCAGAATCACAGTACCTTCGTGGAATTATCGAAAAATACGTACAAATATATATGCGGATGCAGTGCGTCCCAATATGGCTGGTTTCGATCATCCAACCTGCAATTGCAAACCGGACCAAGGCTGTGGGGATAATTGTTTGAATCGCATGGTATACACCGAGTGTTCGCCTTCAAGTTGTCCGGCACGTGAAAAGTGTCGCAATCAAAAAATCCAACGACATGAGGTAGCACCAGGTGTTGAACGTTTCATGACCACGGACAAGGGTTGGGGTGTACGCACCAAATTACCTATTTTGAAGGGCACTTACATACTCGAATATGTGGGCGAGGTGGTGACCGAGCGTGAATTTAAGGATCGCATGGGCACAATTTATCTCAATGATACACATCACTACTGTCTGCATTTGGATGGCGGTTTGGTAATCGATGGCCATCGAATGGGCAGTGATGGACGTTTTGTGAATCACTCGTGTCAACCCAATTGTGAGATGCAAAAATGGTCTGTGAATGGATTATCGCGGATGGCGCTCTTCGCCAAGCGTAACATTGAGCCGGGGGAAGAGCTCTCGTATGACTATAATTTTTCGCTTTTCAACCCATCGGAGGGGCAGCCATGTCGTTGCAACACACCACAGTGCAGAGGAGTAATAGGTGGTAAATCACAACGCGTTAAGCCGCTGCTGATTGAAGCTAAG CCTATCGAGCCCACACAGAAAGATGCTCGCAACGGACGTCAACGTAAGCGGAAGGCTCGCAAAAACACCGAACGCATACACTCGAAAGATGTGGTGGTGGCGCATGTGCAGCAACTCTCCGAGAAGGAAAAGAAGTTAGTTAAACAGCATGGCATATTTTTGGTACGCAACTTTGAAAAG ATACGTCGCTGCAAAGCTCGCCGCACTGCAAACACCACTGGCGAGTTGAAGGTGAATGTTATTTCCAACATGTCACCGTCTACTTCCGATAGCGCTTTCTCACCTACAAACTCCAAAAGCGTTGCCGCTATCACAAGTCGTCGGCCGTCTACACCTGCGTCGTTGGCTGCGCAAATTTCAGCGCTTCGGTCACCGCGTAGCATAAAAACGCGTGGTCTTACGCATGCCGTGCAGGACCCCGAAGTgggaaaaatggctaaaatctcTGTTatattgcgtgatatttgcttGTCATTGGAAATGCTGAAAGACCCCAATGATAAGAGGCAGACGCTTGCAGCTTTGGCGCTTACGGATGCCAAACATACTGCCAACATAGTTGGTGGTGCTGGTGACACTGTTAACAATGGTAGCGTTAACGgtaacaaaagaagaaaatcacTGAAAGGGCCATCAAAGTCCACAACAATGGACTTGAAGGTGATGCAAACCAACGTCGAGCAAGGCTACTATAAAATTCCCTCAGAGTTCAATGCTGACATGCAAAAGGTGTTTGCAATAGCGCAGCAACATGCTGTAAAGGGTAGTCGCCAGGAGACAGCTTTGAAGGAACTGATCGTTGCTTATGAGCGCATAAAACAAGAGTCCTATGCCCGCATGCTAGAGATTGTCGGAGGTGATGAAGCAATTTTGATGGGTTTCATGGGTGATCAAGCAGTGTTACCTTCATCATCACAAGTTGATGAAGGAATCAACAAGATGGAATCAAATGCTTTCGACACGCCGATTCATGCAATAACTGACATCACCGCATCTGTTATTATTCCAACATCGAATGAGGATATAATACGTTGCATTTGTGGCTTATACAAAGACGAGGGTCTAATGATACAATGTGCGCGTTGTATGGTTTGGCAGCACACCGAGTGCACCAAAGCCGACGTGAATGCCGACAACTACCTCTGCGAGCGTTGTGAGCCACGCATTGTAGACCGTGAAATACCGCTGGACGATTACACGGAAGAGGGCCACCGATACTATTTAACGTTGATGCGCGGAAATCTGCATGTGCGGCAAGGTGATGCCGTTTATGTCTTGCGTGACATACCCGTCAAAGACGCATCCGGCAATGTGGTGCCGAAACAAAAGCACACATATGAAACTATTGGGATAATTGACTACAATGAATGCGACATTTTTCGTGTGGAACGCTTGTGGAAAAACGAGGAGGGAAAACGTTTTATATTTGGGCATCACTTTTTGCGACCGCATGAGACATTCCACGAGCCGTCGCGTCGTTTCTATCCGAATGAGGTGGTGCGCGTGCCGCTCTATGAAATCGTGCCAATCGAACTGGTTATCGGGCGTTGCTGGGTTCTGGATCGCACAACTTTCTGCAAGGGCCGTCCAGTTGAATGCATCGATGAGACGCATTGCTACATTTGTGAGCTGCGCGTGGACAAAACAGCGCGTTTCTTCTCGAAAGCAAAGGTTAATTATCCGACTTgtacaaaaatgtatgcatttagGAAGTTTACGGAGAAgctaaaaatttccaaaagttATGCG CCTCATGATGTTGATCCAGCTTTGCTGAAATCGAAACGTCAAAAGACTGAGATTGAAACGGTAACTACTACAAGAACCTCAGCCACTAGGTCTGTGACGCCTGTGACAGCTGCGGGTCCAACAGAAGTACCTACAAGTGCCGCAGTTAGCAGACAGAGCATGAATAAAACACCACAAAATGGCGGCCGAAAACGGCAAAGCGGTGGTAGTCCAGCCCGCGTGCATTTGATTTCTCCAATAATACCGAGCGTGCAG ACCATTAAACAAAAGCGTACGCGCTTAGAAAGTGTACTCAAGGCAATGAAAATCAAATGGAAGAATACTCAGGCGGTTGTCACCGAACAGCCCATTGATTTATCATATTTACTATCTGGTCGCGGTGCGAGGCAGCGAAAAACGCAAATGATGCCATCGACTACAGCTCTCAACAACTCTACAGCAACGGCATCGACTTCATTAACAACCACGTCATTATCAACGATCAATGTGTCGACTTAA